From Vibrio aerogenes, a single genomic window includes:
- the pabB gene encoding aminodeoxychorismate synthase component 1 — translation MNYTHNKEIEYRSSHYSRDLASKYFSRIENLPWSMLLKSSSDTHDDSRFDILVANPVATLVTRDQATTICENGNCYQSGQDPFSLLNEIKLKFAPDMPSELPHLPFNGGALGYFSYDLGRRTEKLPELAAHDIPLPEMAVGIYLWAFIVDHKKQQAWWVGQNTQAAEAWIQAQKPVSAIPFHLKSDWQSNMTQTSYRKKFEAIQDYLLAGDCYQINLTQRFQADYQGSEWQAFAQLDRENEAPFSAFLRIEDGAILSLSPERFLQLRGQQIETKPIKGTIPRAAERPADLVQANTLRQSEKDQAENLMIVDLLRNDIGRVAAPGSVSVPKLFDIESFPYVHHLVSTIHAKLDQSYTASDLLRACFPGGSITGAPKIRAMEIIEELEPHRRSTYCGSIGYISRDGQMDTNIAIRTLIATGHQLYVWAGGGIVADSQWDNEYQETLDKLSRILPVLRKQ, via the coding sequence ATGAATTACACACATAATAAAGAAATTGAATACAGGTCAAGCCATTACTCACGGGACCTTGCTTCAAAGTATTTCTCCCGGATTGAAAACCTTCCGTGGTCTATGCTTTTAAAGTCTTCATCTGATACTCACGATGACAGCCGGTTTGACATTCTGGTTGCCAATCCGGTAGCCACGCTGGTCACCCGGGATCAAGCCACCACGATCTGTGAGAATGGCAACTGTTATCAATCCGGTCAGGATCCCTTCTCGCTGCTCAACGAAATAAAGCTGAAATTCGCCCCTGATATGCCTTCAGAATTGCCTCACCTGCCCTTCAACGGCGGGGCTTTAGGTTATTTTTCGTATGATTTGGGGCGCAGAACAGAAAAACTTCCGGAATTGGCAGCACATGATATTCCCTTGCCGGAGATGGCGGTCGGCATTTATCTTTGGGCATTCATCGTGGATCATAAGAAACAGCAGGCTTGGTGGGTCGGTCAAAACACACAGGCAGCGGAAGCATGGATTCAGGCACAAAAGCCGGTATCTGCCATACCTTTCCATCTGAAATCAGACTGGCAATCAAATATGACTCAAACATCATATCGTAAGAAATTTGAGGCGATTCAGGATTACCTGCTGGCAGGTGATTGCTATCAGATCAATCTCACCCAACGTTTTCAGGCTGATTATCAGGGGAGTGAGTGGCAGGCATTTGCTCAGCTGGACCGGGAAAATGAAGCGCCTTTTTCTGCTTTCCTCAGGATTGAAGATGGCGCTATTTTGAGTTTATCACCAGAACGCTTTCTGCAATTACGCGGTCAGCAGATAGAAACAAAACCAATTAAAGGTACGATTCCACGTGCTGCAGAGCGCCCGGCAGACCTTGTTCAGGCAAACACACTCCGCCAGTCAGAAAAAGATCAGGCCGAGAATCTGATGATTGTTGATCTGCTGCGCAATGATATCGGACGTGTCGCCGCACCAGGATCCGTTTCAGTCCCCAAACTATTTGATATCGAAAGCTTTCCTTACGTCCATCATTTGGTCAGTACAATTCATGCTAAACTAGATCAAAGTTACACCGCATCTGATCTGCTACGTGCTTGTTTTCCCGGTGGTTCTATCACCGGAGCACCAAAGATCAGAGCCATGGAAATTATCGAAGAGCTGGAGCCCCACCGCAGAAGTACCTATTGTGGCAGTATTGGTTATATCAGCCGCGACGGACAAATGGATACAAATATTGCTATCCGGACTTTAATTGCAACCGGGCATCAGCTGTATGTCTGGGCTGGCGGCGGAATTGTCGCAGATAGCCAGTGGGATAATGAATATCAGGAAACGCTCGATAAACTCAGCCGGATTTTACCCGTGCTCAGGAAACAGTGA
- a CDS encoding CoA pyrophosphatase: MKRIKDCMNLDRTRILQYFQLHRPNQRVDHEKSPFHFQDFRKAAVLVGFVERQSGLQVIFTRRPMHLKHHPGQICFPGGKYESQDRSLYQTAIREAREEVGIQQHHIEVIGHLPELRTVSRFAVTPVIAFISPRYTPVRQQEEVEEVFEIPASYVLNPRHLHCSDFIFAEKHHRVVALNYRQYFIWGATAKMIEQLQQHLLPEHHQHTTPSHKSPYQLQVDKITNKHFNQSMNSPMIPGK; the protein is encoded by the coding sequence GTGAAGAGAATCAAAGACTGTATGAACCTCGACCGTACACGCATTTTGCAATATTTTCAGCTGCATCGTCCGAATCAACGCGTTGATCACGAAAAATCTCCTTTTCATTTTCAGGATTTCCGTAAAGCAGCTGTTTTAGTCGGATTTGTTGAACGCCAGTCAGGTCTTCAGGTGATTTTCACCCGCCGACCGATGCATTTGAAGCATCATCCGGGACAAATTTGTTTTCCCGGCGGAAAATATGAGTCTCAGGATCGCTCTCTTTATCAAACGGCTATCCGGGAAGCCAGAGAAGAAGTCGGTATTCAGCAGCATCATATCGAAGTCATCGGACATTTACCTGAACTGCGTACGGTCAGCCGTTTTGCTGTTACACCGGTCATCGCCTTCATTTCGCCACGTTATACGCCGGTCCGCCAACAAGAAGAAGTTGAAGAAGTATTCGAAATTCCGGCAAGTTACGTACTGAATCCCCGCCATCTGCATTGTTCAGATTTTATTTTCGCAGAGAAGCACCACCGGGTCGTCGCTTTAAATTACCGGCAGTATTTTATCTGGGGAGCGACGGCTAAAATGATTGAACAGCTTCAACAGCATCTGTTACCGGAACATCACCAGCATACCACTCCATCTCACAAAAGCCCTTATCAATTACAGGTTGATAAAATCACCAATAAGCACTTTAATCAAAGTATGAATTCCCCCATGATTCCGGGAAAATAG
- a CDS encoding L-serine ammonia-lyase → MISVFDIFKIGIGPSSSHTMGPMKASHLFIETLHQKSLLKQVTQITVDVYGSLSLTGKGHQTDVAIILGLSGYTPENVDIDQIPDIIREAEQNEFLQISTHQNHRITFPRDSGMTFHTSYLPAHENAMTIHAWHGKEELLSETYYSVGGGFVVDEKHLGQPTESAHNVPFPYTSASELVDFCRDAGLSISTLVMENESACRPRQEVTDYLLKIWQTMKDCMERGMKTEGILPGPLRVPRRSAALHQQLLTSEKHSNDPMAVIDWVNMYAFAINEENAAGGRVVTAPTNGACGLIPAVFAYYNKFIQPVTEQDCIRYLSTCCAIGGLYKRNASISGAEVGCQGEIGVACSMAAAGLAELFGASPEQVCMAAEIAMEHNLGLTCDPVAGQVQVPCIERNGIAAVKAINATRMALRRASEPRVSLDKVIETMLETGKDMNAKYRETSQGGLAVKVIC, encoded by the coding sequence ATGATCAGCGTTTTTGATATTTTTAAGATAGGCATCGGTCCTTCCAGCTCGCATACGATGGGGCCCATGAAGGCTAGTCATCTGTTTATTGAAACTCTGCACCAAAAGTCGCTTTTAAAGCAAGTGACTCAAATTACGGTTGATGTGTATGGGTCGCTGTCTTTGACAGGTAAAGGACATCAGACCGACGTAGCAATTATTCTGGGCTTAAGTGGCTATACACCTGAAAATGTTGATATTGATCAGATCCCTGACATTATCAGGGAAGCAGAGCAGAATGAATTCCTGCAAATATCAACGCATCAGAATCATCGTATTACGTTTCCCCGTGATTCAGGTATGACCTTTCATACTTCCTACTTACCTGCGCATGAAAATGCCATGACGATTCATGCATGGCATGGAAAAGAAGAGCTACTCTCGGAAACCTACTATTCAGTTGGTGGTGGTTTTGTTGTCGATGAGAAACATCTGGGACAACCCACAGAATCTGCACACAATGTACCGTTTCCCTATACCAGCGCTTCGGAATTGGTGGATTTTTGCCGGGATGCCGGTTTATCGATAAGCACACTGGTGATGGAAAATGAGTCAGCCTGCCGTCCCCGTCAGGAAGTGACTGATTATCTGCTGAAGATTTGGCAGACGATGAAGGACTGCATGGAGCGCGGGATGAAAACGGAAGGTATTCTCCCCGGCCCACTCAGAGTACCGCGTCGTTCTGCAGCATTGCATCAACAGCTCCTGACTTCAGAAAAACACTCGAATGATCCAATGGCTGTGATTGACTGGGTCAACATGTATGCTTTTGCCATTAATGAGGAAAATGCGGCTGGCGGAAGAGTCGTCACAGCACCAACCAATGGTGCATGTGGGCTGATTCCGGCTGTATTTGCCTACTACAATAAATTTATTCAGCCCGTGACAGAACAGGATTGCATTCGCTACCTGTCAACATGCTGTGCCATTGGCGGACTTTATAAAAGGAATGCATCGATTTCAGGTGCAGAAGTCGGATGTCAGGGAGAAATTGGTGTTGCCTGCTCTATGGCTGCTGCCGGCCTTGCAGAGCTCTTCGGAGCCAGTCCGGAACAAGTCTGTATGGCGGCAGAAATAGCGATGGAACATAATCTGGGATTAACTTGCGATCCAGTCGCCGGACAAGTTCAGGTGCCATGTATCGAACGAAACGGGATAGCCGCGGTTAAAGCTATCAATGCGACCCGGATGGCATTGCGCCGGGCATCAGAGCCAAGAGTTTCGCTGGATAAAGTCATAGAAACGATGCTGGAAACAGGAAAAGATATGAATGCAAAATATCGTGAAACATCTCAGGGAGGACTGGCAGTCAAAGTCATCTGTTAG
- the queD gene encoding 6-carboxytetrahydropterin synthase QueD produces MILYKEFTFEAAHRLPHVPDGHKCGRLHGHSFLVRIYVEGDVDPQAGWVIDFSEIKQAFKPVYEQLDHHYLNEIEGLENPTSEVIARWIWQKLKPSLPLLSQVEIKETCTAGCIYQGEAE; encoded by the coding sequence ATGATTTTGTACAAAGAGTTTACATTTGAAGCGGCTCACCGGTTACCCCATGTCCCTGACGGACATAAATGTGGTCGGCTCCATGGACACTCTTTTCTCGTCAGAATTTATGTGGAAGGTGATGTGGACCCACAAGCGGGATGGGTGATTGATTTCTCTGAAATTAAACAAGCTTTTAAACCGGTTTATGAACAGCTTGATCACCACTATCTGAATGAAATTGAAGGTTTGGAGAATCCAACCAGTGAAGTCATTGCCCGCTGGATATGGCAAAAGCTGAAGCCATCATTACCACTTCTGAGTCAGGTGGAAATCAAAGAAACCTGTACAGCAGGATGTATTTATCAGGGTGAAGCAGAATAA
- the asnS gene encoding asparagine--tRNA ligase translates to MTYAPVVDVLRGKLAVDSEVTVRGWIRSRRDSKAGISFLAIYDGSCFDPIQAVVPNNLNNYNDDVLKLTTGCSVEVTGKIVESPAKGQDFELSATEINVLGWVEDAETYPMAKTRHSIEYLREVAHLRPRTNVIGAVARVRNCLSQAIHRFYHERGYIWMSAPLITASDCEGAGEMFRVSTLDLANLPRTDSGDIDFNEDFFGKETFLTVSGQLNAEAYACAMTKVYTFGPTFRAENSNTSRHLAEFWMVEPEVAFADLDDVAFLAEDMLKYVFKAVLEERRDDLEFFAQRINKEAISRLEKFVESDFAQVDYTDAIQILLDSGREFEFPVEWGIDMSSEHERYLAEEHFNAPVVVKNYPKDIKAFYMRMNDDGKTVAAMDVLAPGIGEIIGGSQREERLDILDQRMVEMGIDPEHMNWYRDLRRYGTVPHSGFGLGFERLVSYVTGMANIRDVIPFPRAPRSANF, encoded by the coding sequence ATGACTTACGCGCCTGTTGTTGACGTTTTACGCGGTAAGCTTGCTGTTGACAGTGAAGTCACTGTCCGCGGCTGGATCCGCTCACGTCGTGATTCCAAAGCCGGAATCTCGTTCCTTGCCATCTATGACGGCTCTTGTTTCGACCCGATTCAGGCCGTGGTCCCGAATAATCTGAATAATTACAATGACGATGTACTGAAACTGACGACAGGTTGTTCTGTTGAAGTAACAGGGAAAATTGTTGAATCTCCGGCCAAAGGGCAAGACTTCGAACTGTCAGCAACTGAAATTAATGTGCTGGGCTGGGTTGAAGATGCAGAGACTTACCCTATGGCAAAAACGCGGCATTCTATTGAATACCTGCGTGAAGTGGCCCATTTACGTCCCCGGACAAATGTTATCGGTGCTGTTGCCCGTGTAAGAAACTGCCTTTCTCAAGCTATTCATCGTTTTTACCATGAACGTGGATATATTTGGATGTCTGCTCCACTAATCACAGCATCTGACTGTGAAGGTGCGGGTGAAATGTTCCGGGTTTCCACCTTAGATCTTGCCAATTTACCGCGAACTGATAGTGGTGATATCGACTTTAATGAAGATTTCTTTGGTAAAGAGACATTTTTAACAGTATCAGGCCAGTTAAATGCTGAAGCGTATGCCTGTGCTATGACAAAAGTTTACACTTTTGGCCCAACATTCCGGGCTGAAAACTCAAATACCAGCCGCCATTTAGCTGAATTCTGGATGGTTGAACCGGAAGTCGCGTTTGCTGACCTTGATGATGTCGCTTTTCTTGCGGAAGACATGCTGAAGTATGTCTTTAAAGCTGTTTTAGAAGAAAGACGTGACGATTTGGAGTTTTTTGCACAACGTATCAACAAAGAAGCAATCTCCCGTCTTGAAAAATTCGTTGAATCTGATTTTGCTCAGGTCGACTATACAGATGCAATTCAGATTCTGCTTGATTCCGGACGTGAGTTTGAATTCCCGGTCGAATGGGGAATTGATATGTCTTCTGAACATGAGCGTTATCTGGCAGAAGAACACTTTAATGCGCCGGTTGTTGTGAAAAACTATCCGAAAGATATTAAAGCATTCTACATGCGCATGAATGATGATGGCAAAACAGTTGCCGCCATGGATGTTCTTGCCCCCGGTATTGGTGAGATCATTGGTGGTTCGCAGCGTGAGGAGCGTCTGGATATTCTTGATCAGCGTATGGTTGAAATGGGAATCGACCCGGAACATATGAACTGGTACCGGGATTTACGCCGCTACGGCACCGTCCCTCACTCAGGTTTCGGACTCGGTTTTGAGCGCTTAGTCTCTTATGTCACAGGTATGGCCAACATCAGAGATGTGATTCCATTCCCCCGTGCGCCCCGTTCAGCAAATTTCTGA
- a CDS encoding amino acid aminotransferase has product MFEKVAAAPADPILGLTEEFKKDSRKEKINLGVGIYKDENGSTPVLKTVKKAEAKLLETESTKSYLTIDGTAEYALAVQQLLFGADSEIISTQRAKTAQAPGGTGALRLAGEFIKRHLGNVKIWISNPTWANHQSVFKAAGLEIAQYAYYNAESKEKDFAAMIADLENATPGDIVLLHGCCHNPTGIDPTTEEWETLAKMVAEKQLLPLFDFAYQGFAKGVEEDAEGLRIFSRYNRELLIASSFSKNFGLYSERVGAFTLVAESEEIAVQAFSQVKAIIRSVYSNPPAHGSAVVTTILNSPELYQEWLNEVAEMRDRIQEMRTLFVDTLKEYGVQQDFSFISRQNGMFSFSGLNKDQVEQLKTDFGIYIVGSGRISVAGMTKANMQPLCKAIAAVL; this is encoded by the coding sequence ATGTTCGAAAAAGTTGCTGCAGCCCCGGCAGACCCCATTTTAGGCCTGACGGAAGAATTTAAAAAAGATTCCCGTAAAGAAAAGATCAATCTTGGTGTTGGCATTTATAAAGATGAAAATGGTTCAACCCCTGTTCTTAAGACGGTCAAAAAAGCTGAAGCAAAACTCCTTGAAACCGAAAGCACAAAATCCTATCTGACGATTGATGGCACAGCAGAATATGCGCTTGCTGTTCAGCAATTATTGTTCGGTGCGGACTCTGAGATTATTTCAACACAAAGAGCAAAAACAGCTCAGGCTCCCGGCGGTACCGGCGCACTTCGTCTTGCTGGTGAATTTATTAAACGCCACCTCGGAAATGTCAAAATATGGATTAGTAACCCAACCTGGGCGAACCACCAAAGCGTATTTAAAGCAGCTGGCCTCGAGATAGCTCAGTACGCCTATTACAATGCAGAATCTAAAGAGAAAGATTTTGCTGCAATGATCGCTGATCTTGAAAATGCGACACCAGGAGATATCGTTCTTCTGCATGGCTGTTGCCACAATCCAACCGGTATCGATCCAACGACTGAAGAGTGGGAAACTCTGGCAAAAATGGTCGCTGAAAAGCAACTGTTACCATTGTTTGATTTCGCTTATCAGGGTTTTGCTAAAGGTGTTGAAGAAGATGCAGAAGGTTTACGTATTTTCTCCCGTTATAACCGTGAACTGCTGATTGCCAGCTCATTTTCTAAAAACTTTGGCTTGTACAGTGAACGGGTTGGTGCGTTTACCTTAGTTGCTGAATCAGAAGAGATTGCTGTTCAAGCATTTTCGCAGGTGAAAGCGATTATCCGCTCAGTCTATTCAAACCCGCCTGCGCACGGCTCTGCTGTGGTGACAACCATTTTGAATTCACCCGAACTCTATCAGGAGTGGCTCAATGAGGTTGCTGAAATGCGGGACCGAATTCAGGAAATGAGAACCCTCTTCGTCGACACGCTCAAAGAATACGGCGTTCAGCAGGATTTCAGTTTCATTTCACGCCAAAATGGTATGTTCTCTTTCTCTGGTTTAAATAAAGACCAGGTTGAGCAGTTAAAAACTGATTTTGGTATTTATATTGTCGGCTCCGGACGAATCAGCGTTGCTGGCATGACAAAAGCAAATATGCAACCATTGTGTAAGGCGATTGCTGCGGTTCTTTAA
- the uxuA gene encoding mannonate dehydratase, producing the protein MKMTFRWYGEGNDQISLQHIRQIPGVEGIVWSLHDMPAGEVWEQSRINREKALIEKAGFHIDVVESVNVHEDIKLGLPTRDKYIENYKETLRRLAKAGVKVVCYNFMPVFDWTRTELYKQTEDGSNALFFEKSQIENIDPITLIDKISKDVDVTMPGWEPERLAKLKETFKQYEGFTAEDLWQNLKYFLEQIIPVCEACDIKMGIHPDDPAFPIFGLPRIIINKENIGRFLNLVDSPYNGLSLCTGSLGSSANDIPDIIHTYCSRIHFIHIRNVKRYENGDFIETSHRACDGSVDTVKVIETLHQHDYSGYVRPDHGRHIWGEEAWARPGYGLYDRALGIMYIWGVWDSLSR; encoded by the coding sequence ATGAAGATGACATTCAGATGGTATGGTGAAGGGAATGATCAGATCTCGCTTCAGCATATCCGGCAAATACCGGGAGTTGAGGGTATCGTGTGGTCACTCCACGATATGCCGGCCGGAGAGGTCTGGGAACAGTCCAGAATCAATCGGGAAAAAGCGCTGATTGAGAAAGCAGGTTTTCACATTGATGTCGTCGAAAGTGTGAATGTCCATGAAGATATTAAGTTAGGGCTGCCAACCCGCGATAAGTATATCGAAAATTATAAAGAAACACTCAGGCGGCTGGCAAAAGCTGGCGTCAAAGTTGTTTGCTATAATTTTATGCCGGTGTTTGACTGGACCCGGACTGAATTATATAAGCAAACAGAAGATGGTTCTAACGCTCTCTTTTTTGAAAAAAGTCAGATAGAAAACATCGATCCAATCACGTTGATTGATAAAATTTCGAAAGATGTTGACGTGACCATGCCCGGTTGGGAGCCTGAGCGTTTAGCGAAGCTGAAAGAAACGTTTAAGCAATATGAAGGCTTTACCGCAGAAGATCTTTGGCAAAACCTGAAGTATTTTCTTGAGCAAATTATCCCGGTTTGCGAAGCGTGTGACATCAAAATGGGTATCCATCCTGATGATCCGGCTTTTCCTATTTTTGGTTTACCCCGCATCATCATTAATAAAGAGAACATTGGGCGTTTTCTCAATTTAGTTGACAGCCCATACAATGGGTTAAGTTTGTGTACCGGTTCGCTGGGCTCTTCAGCAAATGATATTCCGGATATTATTCATACATATTGTTCCAGAATTCACTTTATTCATATCAGAAACGTAAAACGATATGAGAATGGTGATTTTATTGAGACATCTCACCGGGCATGTGATGGTTCTGTTGATACAGTCAAAGTCATTGAAACGCTTCACCAGCATGATTATTCGGGGTATGTTCGCCCGGATCACGGTCGTCATATCTGGGGTGAAGAAGCGTGGGCAAGACCTGGTTATGGTTTATATGACCGGGCTCTCGGCATTATGTATATCTGGGGGGTATGGGATAGTTTAAGTCGTTAA
- a CDS encoding TRAP transporter substrate-binding protein — protein sequence MIKLNQVFFACSIATAALLSGNVAQAATLKLAHALPTEHPVHSSLDWFAKQVKKRAGIRVKVYPNGTLGNETNLLQMVQNGTIAFTKVSAAPLTAFAPDYKLLSLPYLYKDRAQYDEVLLGPIGKKILASSRDSGFIGLAFLDAGARSFYTDKPIKTPSDLKGMKIRVQNSALSIDTIKALGGTPVPLPYGELYSALQQGVVDGAENNIPSYYSSRHYEVKKVYSYDKHTMVPDVLVVSTSTWDSLTDEQRKIIREVAAETVKVQDTNWSNYVEKSVKELKKYNVKFVDSDISKFQDAVKPVYDKFRKENPELVGMLDQIQGK from the coding sequence ATGATAAAACTTAATCAAGTATTTTTTGCATGTTCTATTGCTACTGCGGCCCTTCTTTCTGGAAATGTTGCGCAGGCAGCGACTCTGAAACTGGCTCATGCGCTACCAACCGAGCACCCGGTACACAGCTCTCTGGATTGGTTTGCGAAACAAGTTAAAAAGCGTGCGGGTATTCGCGTTAAAGTTTATCCAAATGGTACGTTAGGTAATGAGACTAATTTATTACAAATGGTCCAGAATGGTACGATTGCATTTACGAAAGTCAGTGCTGCGCCTCTGACAGCTTTTGCACCAGATTATAAATTGCTGTCACTACCATATTTATACAAAGATCGTGCTCAGTATGATGAAGTACTTCTGGGACCAATTGGTAAGAAAATTCTTGCTTCGTCCCGTGACTCCGGCTTTATTGGTCTGGCATTCCTGGATGCTGGTGCACGTAGTTTTTATACTGATAAGCCAATTAAGACCCCTTCAGACCTGAAAGGTATGAAAATCCGGGTTCAAAACTCTGCTTTATCGATTGATACGATTAAAGCACTGGGCGGAACGCCTGTGCCATTACCATACGGCGAATTATATTCTGCATTGCAACAGGGTGTTGTGGATGGTGCAGAGAATAATATTCCGTCTTACTATTCTTCGCGTCACTATGAAGTGAAGAAAGTGTATTCATATGACAAACATACCATGGTGCCTGATGTACTTGTTGTTTCCACCAGTACCTGGGATTCACTGACTGATGAACAGCGTAAAATTATCCGTGAAGTCGCTGCTGAAACTGTCAAGGTTCAGGATACAAACTGGAGCAATTATGTTGAGAAATCAGTCAAGGAACTGAAGAAATATAACGTGAAATTTGTTGATAGTGATATCAGCAAATTCCAGGATGCAGTTAAACCAGTTTATGATAAGTTCAGAAAAGAAAATCCTGAACTGGTGGGTATGTTGGATCAAATTCAGGGTAAATAA
- a CDS encoding TRAP transporter large permease, with protein sequence MTLIDLLFSQDFLANAPDVFYDFFPVVVLFGVLGILLLVGVPIAFSIGIAAMFTVFIDFPIDKTTILVSQKLANGLDNFGLLALPFFIVAGNLMNRGGLAARLINFAMLFGGRLPGSLSHVNVIANMLFGSLSGSAVASAAAVGGIMKPLQKKHNYPMDFSTAVNVASCPSGLLIPPSNILILFALVSSTSVQYLFIAGYIPGIMMGLGIMIGIMLLGKRYNIPREKIVFQEKTSKVIWDALPSLGLVVIIMGGILAGIFTATEASAIAVVYALILGIAYRELKLDDMMPLLIESVVTTSIVLLMVATSSAMSWSMANADIPTFIADFVMETSTNPIVVILLMNVILLVIGTFMDMTPAVLIFTPIFLPIAMQLGIDPVHFGIILVFNLCIGICTPPVGTALFVGCSVSEMKLGQVVPKLLPLFLIMIATLALVTLFPSLSLWLPGLAGYKY encoded by the coding sequence ATGACGCTTATTGATTTATTATTTAGTCAGGATTTTTTAGCAAATGCGCCTGATGTTTTTTATGATTTCTTCCCGGTTGTCGTCTTATTTGGTGTTCTGGGTATTTTATTACTTGTTGGTGTACCTATTGCATTTTCAATCGGTATTGCGGCAATGTTTACTGTGTTTATCGACTTTCCAATCGATAAAACAACGATATTAGTTTCACAAAAGCTTGCAAATGGTTTAGATAACTTTGGTCTGCTGGCTCTCCCGTTTTTTATTGTAGCGGGGAACCTAATGAACCGGGGTGGTCTGGCGGCGAGGCTGATTAACTTTGCAATGCTGTTTGGCGGACGTTTACCAGGCTCTTTGTCACACGTTAACGTGATTGCAAATATGTTATTTGGTTCTTTATCCGGCTCAGCTGTTGCATCTGCTGCTGCTGTCGGCGGAATCATGAAGCCATTACAGAAGAAGCACAATTACCCGATGGATTTTTCCACAGCAGTCAATGTGGCATCTTGTCCTTCAGGTTTGCTGATACCGCCTTCAAATATTTTGATCTTGTTTGCTTTGGTCAGTAGTACTTCTGTGCAATATCTGTTTATTGCAGGATATATTCCGGGGATCATGATGGGATTAGGCATCATGATCGGTATCATGTTGCTTGGCAAACGTTACAATATCCCCAGAGAAAAAATTGTTTTTCAGGAAAAAACCAGTAAAGTTATCTGGGACGCACTGCCAAGTCTGGGGCTGGTTGTCATCATCATGGGCGGTATTCTCGCAGGTATTTTTACTGCGACAGAAGCCTCAGCAATCGCCGTTGTTTACGCTTTGATTCTGGGTATTGCTTACCGTGAATTAAAACTTGATGACATGATGCCACTTCTGATTGAAAGTGTGGTCACAACTTCAATTGTTTTACTGATGGTTGCAACATCTTCTGCAATGTCATGGTCTATGGCAAACGCTGATATTCCGACATTTATTGCAGATTTTGTGATGGAAACTTCAACAAATCCTATTGTTGTGATTCTGTTGATGAATGTGATTCTGCTGGTGATTGGCACCTTTATGGATATGACGCCGGCAGTTCTCATATTTACGCCGATCTTTTTACCGATTGCGATGCAATTAGGAATTGATCCGGTGCACTTTGGTATTATTTTAGTCTTTAACCTCTGTATCGGTATATGTACACCGCCGGTTGGAACAGCACTATTTGTTGGCTGTAGTGTGTCAGAGATGAAACTGGGGCAGGTTGTTCCAAAATTATTACCTCTGTTTTTGATCATGATAGCGACGCTGGCTTTAGTCACACTGTTTCCTTCACTATCTTTATGGCTACCTGGACTAGCCGGATATAAATATTAA
- a CDS encoding TRAP transporter small permease: MIIKMFNDYIHKVLRYLLTFFMVIMIAAVVWQVFTRFVIRDPSNFTDELSRYLLMWIGILGGAYTFSVKRHLSLELLAARMGERGKLVQQIFINLIIFAFSSIALIYGGYYLVTNTLHHGQISPGIVIGGHHLLIGYVYLVVPVSGVIICYFGLVDIIQAIGCLIKRKSQ; the protein is encoded by the coding sequence ATGATAATTAAAATGTTTAATGATTATATTCACAAAGTACTGCGTTATTTATTAACCTTTTTTATGGTAATAATGATCGCTGCAGTGGTGTGGCAGGTCTTCACCCGGTTTGTGATTAGAGATCCTTCGAACTTTACAGATGAGCTATCTCGTTATTTATTAATGTGGATTGGTATTCTCGGTGGAGCATACACGTTTTCTGTTAAGCGTCATTTATCCTTAGAGCTGCTTGCAGCAAGAATGGGAGAGCGGGGCAAATTAGTCCAACAAATTTTTATCAATCTGATCATTTTTGCTTTTTCCAGTATTGCTTTAATTTATGGCGGCTACTACCTGGTAACAAATACGTTGCATCACGGACAGATTTCTCCGGGAATTGTCATTGGTGGACACCATTTGCTCATCGGGTATGTCTATCTGGTTGTCCCTGTTTCGGGGGTTATTATCTGCTATTTCGGTCTTGTCGACATCATTCAGGCGATAGGCTGTTTAATCAAGCGCAAATCCCAGTAA